In Paraburkholderia aromaticivorans, a single window of DNA contains:
- a CDS encoding DUF1656 domain-containing protein, which translates to MMSRELAVFDAYVPAIVLLFIAGAVVTWLLDRVIACTGLYRVVWHPSLFRASLLVCTCGLLGLAVYR; encoded by the coding sequence ATCATGTCGCGTGAACTAGCCGTTTTCGATGCATACGTGCCGGCCATTGTGCTGCTGTTCATTGCTGGCGCCGTCGTCACGTGGTTGCTGGATCGCGTAATCGCCTGTACGGGCCTCTATCGCGTTGTCTGGCACCCGTCCCTCTTCCGCGCGAGTTTGCTCGTATGTACGTGCGGCCTGCTAGGCCTCGCCGTCTATCGTTGA
- a CDS encoding FUSC family protein translates to MPTSPTPASRQSPTLATFCASATEWARTDGRTWLYMFKAIAAALLALGIAMKLELPQPRTAMTTVFIVMQPESGKVLAKSFYRICGTLVGLVVMLALLGLFPQQPELFIITTALWVGLCTAGAARNRNFRSYGFVLAGYTAVLIGIPASQQPDGAFMSALTRVAEVTLGILCSGVVSALIFPEHAGEQMRTTVRARFSAFVDYVSATLSGYVPREQIEATNARFVADVVGFEAARSVAVFESPGTRMRSGRLSRLNSEFMAASTRFHALHQLMNRLHDSGADATIEALEPYFREIAPLLAKSASGEPVLSAADVARATGQLAAYKAVLSSRVRETRTRLQTQPDVPLLDFDAASELLYRFVDDLHAYTETYASLAVDVHERERWIERYEPKTNAIAAGVAGVRAAIVIMALGAFWIATAWPSGTTLLPVGAATCALASSAPYPARTAFQMAVGSVLASLVGLIVMFGIYPHIDGFPLLCAALTPSLLLGVYMTTKPKLAGYGAGYCIFFCFLTGPDNVIQYDPSGFINNALALSLSMFVSSIVCAVLLPPSTPWLRNRLLDDLRRQVVTACRGRLSQLRTRFESGARDLMFQINALAQGEPELKLNTLRWLFTTLEVGNAEIDLRQEIAMLPADAPYTASMPWRVSIRQMEDALAKLFDRPHALHLDAALRATAEALAAMQQMLTTVTPPGEERQQLQRILSHLHFIRTALLDPQSPLQTQVSGREAREGNHHVA, encoded by the coding sequence ATGCCCACGTCTCCCACCCCCGCGTCGCGCCAGTCGCCGACGCTTGCAACGTTCTGCGCCTCCGCCACCGAATGGGCGCGTACCGACGGCCGCACGTGGCTTTACATGTTCAAGGCAATCGCCGCCGCGCTGCTCGCGCTCGGTATCGCAATGAAACTCGAGTTGCCTCAGCCGCGTACCGCTATGACCACGGTTTTTATCGTGATGCAGCCGGAAAGCGGCAAGGTCCTCGCAAAGAGCTTCTACCGGATCTGCGGCACGCTCGTTGGGCTCGTCGTGATGCTCGCCCTGCTTGGTCTGTTCCCGCAGCAGCCTGAGCTCTTCATCATTACGACCGCGCTGTGGGTCGGCCTCTGCACTGCCGGCGCCGCGCGCAACCGCAACTTCCGTTCATATGGCTTCGTGCTGGCGGGCTACACGGCGGTGTTGATCGGTATTCCGGCGTCCCAGCAGCCGGATGGTGCCTTTATGTCGGCGCTCACACGGGTCGCTGAGGTGACGCTCGGCATCCTGTGCTCAGGCGTGGTCAGTGCGCTCATATTTCCGGAGCATGCGGGCGAACAGATGCGCACCACGGTGCGCGCCCGTTTCAGCGCATTTGTCGACTACGTGTCCGCTACGCTTTCGGGATACGTGCCCCGTGAGCAGATCGAGGCGACGAATGCGCGTTTTGTCGCCGACGTCGTCGGCTTCGAGGCAGCCCGCAGCGTCGCCGTGTTCGAAAGCCCCGGCACCCGCATGCGCAGCGGCCGCCTGTCGCGGTTAAACAGTGAGTTCATGGCGGCATCAACGCGCTTTCACGCGCTGCACCAGTTGATGAACCGGCTGCACGATTCCGGCGCGGACGCGACGATCGAAGCACTCGAACCGTATTTCAGGGAGATTGCGCCGTTGCTGGCAAAGTCCGCCTCCGGCGAGCCGGTGCTGAGCGCCGCCGACGTAGCGCGCGCCACCGGGCAGCTCGCAGCGTATAAAGCCGTGCTGTCCAGCCGCGTGCGCGAAACGCGCACGCGGCTGCAGACGCAGCCCGATGTGCCGCTGCTCGACTTCGATGCCGCGTCGGAGTTGCTGTATCGCTTCGTCGACGATCTGCACGCGTATACAGAGACTTATGCGTCGCTGGCCGTCGATGTGCATGAACGCGAGCGCTGGATCGAGCGCTACGAGCCGAAGACCAACGCCATTGCCGCCGGCGTCGCCGGCGTACGCGCGGCGATCGTGATCATGGCGCTGGGTGCGTTCTGGATCGCGACTGCGTGGCCGAGCGGCACGACGCTCCTGCCCGTCGGCGCAGCGACCTGTGCGTTGGCTTCATCGGCGCCGTACCCGGCGCGCACCGCGTTTCAGATGGCCGTGGGCTCCGTACTGGCGTCGCTGGTGGGACTGATCGTCATGTTCGGCATCTATCCGCACATCGACGGCTTTCCGCTACTGTGCGCCGCGCTCACGCCGAGCCTGCTGCTCGGCGTGTACATGACGACGAAGCCAAAGCTGGCCGGCTATGGCGCAGGCTACTGCATCTTCTTCTGCTTCCTCACGGGTCCGGACAACGTAATCCAGTACGACCCGAGCGGTTTCATCAACAACGCATTGGCGCTCTCGCTGTCGATGTTTGTGTCATCGATTGTGTGTGCCGTGCTGCTGCCGCCTTCGACACCGTGGTTGCGCAACCGGCTGCTCGACGATCTGCGACGTCAGGTCGTGACAGCCTGCCGCGGGCGTCTGTCGCAGTTGCGCACGCGATTCGAGAGCGGCGCGCGCGACCTGATGTTCCAGATCAACGCACTTGCCCAGGGCGAGCCCGAACTCAAGCTGAATACGCTGCGCTGGCTGTTCACCACGCTGGAAGTGGGCAACGCTGAAATCGATCTACGCCAGGAGATTGCAATGCTCCCGGCAGATGCGCCTTATACCGCTTCGATGCCGTGGCGTGTCTCGATCCGCCAGATGGAGGACGCGCTGGCGAAGCTGTTTGACCGCCCGCATGCATTGCATCTCGATGCCGCGCTGCGCGCAACGGCCGAAGCTCTTGCCGCGATGCAGCAGATGCTCACGACGGTTACGCCACCGGGAGAGGAACGGCAGCAGTTGCAACGTATCCTCAGTCATCTGCATTTCATTCGAACCGCGCTGCTCGATCCGCAGTCGCCACTGCAAACGCAGGTCAGCGGCCGGGAAGCACGTGAAGGAAATCATCATGTCGCGTGA
- a CDS encoding porin: MKKNLLVAGIIGAFAVSAHAQSSVTLYGTLDAGLVYSNNSGGHNNWQQGSGSVSDTYFGLRGSEDLGGGLRAVFTLESGFNLGNGQYSEKNTMFNRQAFVGLKSDKFGTLTLGRQYDSVVDYLAPLSEAGAGYGNNLAGHPFDNDNLDNSFSIKNSVKYTSANYAGLKFGGLYGFSNSAGQFSNNRAWSAGASYSNGPLNVAAAYLQLNNSVNGINPSGSVSAGAGDNANLTAALQRTYGVGANYSYGPATVGFVWTHTQFDNLISASQNGTSFAIPSGTNLHLDNFEVNGRYALTPALGLAASYTYTDGKVSGSNGSGDPKWHTVSLQADYSLSRRTDVYVEGVYQHASGELGNGRANVSAINTLSPSTGQNQVAAAVGLRHRF, translated from the coding sequence ATGAAAAAAAACCTCCTCGTTGCCGGCATCATCGGCGCGTTCGCCGTCTCCGCCCACGCGCAAAGCAGCGTCACTCTATATGGAACGCTGGACGCAGGTCTCGTCTACTCGAATAACTCCGGCGGCCACAACAACTGGCAGCAAGGGAGCGGCTCGGTGTCGGACACGTACTTCGGGCTGCGTGGCAGCGAAGATCTGGGCGGCGGTCTGCGCGCAGTCTTCACCCTGGAAAGCGGCTTCAATCTCGGTAACGGACAGTACTCCGAAAAGAACACGATGTTCAACCGCCAGGCCTTCGTGGGCTTGAAAAGCGACAAATTCGGTACGCTGACACTGGGCCGCCAGTATGACTCCGTGGTCGACTACCTGGCACCGCTGTCGGAAGCCGGTGCGGGCTACGGCAACAACCTGGCCGGTCACCCATTCGACAACGATAACCTCGACAACTCGTTTTCGATCAAGAACTCCGTCAAGTACACGAGCGCGAATTATGCGGGCCTGAAGTTCGGCGGCCTGTATGGCTTCAGCAACTCCGCTGGTCAGTTCTCGAACAACCGCGCGTGGAGCGCGGGCGCGTCGTATAGCAACGGTCCGCTGAACGTTGCTGCTGCTTACCTGCAGTTGAACAATTCGGTCAACGGCATCAACCCGTCCGGCTCCGTATCCGCCGGTGCGGGTGACAATGCAAACCTCACCGCAGCGCTGCAGCGCACCTACGGGGTCGGCGCGAACTATTCGTACGGTCCGGCGACGGTCGGCTTCGTCTGGACGCACACCCAGTTCGACAACCTGATCAGCGCTTCTCAAAACGGCACCTCGTTCGCGATCCCGAGCGGCACTAATCTGCACCTCGATAACTTTGAAGTGAACGGCCGTTACGCGCTGACGCCGGCCCTGGGTTTGGCTGCATCGTACACGTACACGGATGGCAAGGTATCGGGTTCGAACGGTTCGGGCGATCCGAAGTGGCACACGGTGTCGCTGCAAGCCGACTACTCGCTCAGCAGGCGTACCGACGTCTACGTGGAAGGTGTGTACCAGCATGCATCGGGGGAACTCGGTAACGGACGCGCGAACGTCTCGGCGATCAACACGCTGTCGCCGTCAACGGGGCAGAACCAGGTTGCCGCTGCGGTCGGTTTGCGTCACCGCTTCTAG
- a CDS encoding efflux RND transporter periplasmic adaptor subunit: MSIRNIIGFIATAFVFAVAILIGRVLWVHYMDEPWTRDGRVRAEIINIAPDVSGAVVDMPVRDNQFVKKGDLLMQIDPSHYEIAVEQAQAAVAARKAELQMRRDDAQRRADMDSLVVSKENRENASHTASAAEAQYQQALAALDAAKLNLTRTRVVSPVDGYVTNLSVFRGDYATTGTAKMAVVDSHSFWVYGYFEETKLPKVKVGGKAEIRLMSGGVLQGHVEGISRGIYDRDNPQSRELLADVNPTFNWVRLAQRVPVRIRIDQVPEGIPLSAGTTCTVVISPT; this comes from the coding sequence ATGAGTATCAGAAACATCATTGGTTTTATCGCGACTGCCTTCGTGTTCGCCGTCGCGATCCTGATTGGTCGCGTGCTATGGGTGCATTACATGGACGAGCCGTGGACACGCGATGGACGCGTGCGCGCCGAGATTATCAACATTGCGCCTGATGTGTCGGGCGCGGTCGTCGATATGCCGGTGCGGGACAACCAGTTCGTGAAGAAGGGAGACCTGCTGATGCAGATCGACCCTTCGCATTACGAGATCGCGGTCGAACAGGCGCAGGCAGCCGTCGCCGCACGCAAGGCCGAGTTGCAGATGCGTCGTGACGATGCACAGCGGCGCGCCGATATGGATAGCCTGGTCGTGTCCAAAGAGAACCGCGAAAATGCGTCGCACACGGCCAGCGCGGCCGAGGCGCAGTATCAGCAGGCGCTCGCCGCCCTCGACGCAGCGAAACTCAACCTGACGCGTACGAGAGTAGTATCTCCTGTCGACGGCTATGTGACCAACCTCAGCGTGTTTCGCGGCGACTATGCCACCACCGGCACCGCAAAGATGGCTGTCGTCGACAGTCACTCCTTCTGGGTATACGGGTATTTCGAGGAAACCAAGCTGCCAAAGGTAAAGGTGGGTGGCAAGGCCGAGATCCGCTTGATGAGCGGCGGCGTTCTGCAGGGTCATGTCGAGGGTATCTCCCGTGGCATCTATGATCGCGACAATCCGCAGAGCCGCGAATTGCTCGCCGACGTTAATCCGACCTTCAACTGGGTGCGTCTCGCACAGAGGGTACCCGTGCGAATCAGGATCGATCAGGTGCCTGAAGGAATTCCATTGTCGGCAGGAACGACTTGTACCGTGGTGATCTCGCCCACCTGA
- a CDS encoding MarR family winged helix-turn-helix transcriptional regulator, translated as MSPPSDAATGSAESVPFSSIGYVLSRASVTMSALASRHCMVELGITATQAAVVHLLATSPAVTAADLARAYGMDASAATRLISRLEQRGLLSRQRGGQDRRVVRIALTAQGHALADGVPDCFMHVRDKLVAGFAPDELASLREMLRRILTNAEEAAARPMPAVAPKGP; from the coding sequence ATGAGCCCTCCCTCCGATGCCGCAACCGGATCCGCCGAATCCGTGCCTTTCTCGAGCATCGGCTATGTCCTGAGCCGGGCGAGCGTCACGATGTCGGCTCTGGCCTCGCGCCACTGCATGGTGGAACTGGGCATCACGGCCACGCAGGCGGCCGTCGTGCATCTGCTTGCCACGAGCCCCGCCGTAACGGCCGCGGACCTCGCGCGCGCATACGGCATGGACGCCAGTGCGGCAACCCGCCTGATCAGCCGGCTGGAGCAGCGCGGCCTGCTCTCGCGGCAGCGCGGCGGGCAAGACCGCCGTGTGGTGCGGATCGCACTGACGGCTCAAGGACATGCGTTGGCTGACGGGGTCCCGGACTGCTTTATGCACGTGCGCGATAAACTTGTGGCCGGATTCGCGCCGGACGAACTTGCGTCTCTAAGGGAAATGCTGCGCCGAATTCTGACCAACGCCGAAGAGGCGGCCGCCAGGCCGATGCCGGCCGTGGCGCCGAAAGGTCCGTGA
- a CDS encoding LysR family transcriptional regulator: MNTLQNMRVFTRVVESGTFTAAAQQMNATTATISRAVADLEAHLRTRLLNRTTRRIALTEAGERYLQRCEQILAYVEQAEAEAADAHARPCGKLRVHAMTGLGQHYVVPAISRYQETYCDVRVDLMLAQRMPDLLDEGYDVSLMAAPDLPDSGLVSQWLGNAFSIACASPDYLRVRGIPKTLAELKRHVCLRVATPAAPTDTWIFDGPEGEEQVDLGVAMFKSNLADATVVAVKEGMGIGVMPVYSVIDGLRSGKLVRILPGYTSQAMSLYAVYPSRQYLDAKIRTLVDFLRTDIPQRLAADQAELGRFALATE; encoded by the coding sequence ATGAATACGCTACAAAACATGCGGGTTTTTACTCGCGTGGTCGAATCTGGCACTTTTACCGCTGCCGCCCAGCAAATGAATGCAACGACCGCAACGATTTCGCGTGCTGTAGCCGATCTTGAAGCTCACTTGCGCACACGGCTGCTGAACAGGACCACCCGTCGCATTGCACTGACCGAAGCGGGCGAGCGTTATCTTCAGCGCTGTGAACAGATCCTCGCGTACGTCGAACAGGCCGAAGCGGAGGCTGCCGATGCGCACGCGCGCCCGTGCGGGAAGTTGCGTGTGCACGCGATGACGGGCTTGGGTCAGCACTACGTCGTACCGGCGATTAGCCGCTATCAGGAAACCTATTGCGATGTGCGGGTTGACCTGATGCTGGCCCAACGCATGCCAGACCTGCTTGATGAGGGTTATGACGTGTCGCTTATGGCGGCGCCGGACCTGCCTGATTCCGGGCTGGTATCGCAATGGCTTGGCAACGCGTTCAGCATCGCATGTGCATCGCCCGACTATCTGAGGGTGCGCGGCATACCGAAAACGCTTGCCGAACTCAAGCGGCACGTTTGCCTGCGTGTCGCAACTCCGGCGGCGCCGACGGACACCTGGATCTTCGATGGACCGGAGGGAGAGGAGCAGGTCGATCTGGGTGTGGCAATGTTCAAGTCGAACCTCGCCGATGCGACGGTCGTCGCGGTAAAAGAGGGGATGGGGATCGGCGTCATGCCAGTCTACTCCGTGATCGACGGGCTGCGGAGCGGCAAGCTCGTGCGAATTCTTCCCGGTTACACGTCACAGGCGATGAGCCTGTACGCAGTGTATCCGTCCCGACAGTACCTGGACGCCAAGATTCGCACGTTGGTAGATTTCCTGCGGACGGACATACCCCAAAGACTTGCAGCCGATCAAGCTGAGCTGGGCCGGTTCGCACTGGCCACTGAGTGA
- a CDS encoding peptidoglycan D,D-transpeptidase FtsI family protein, whose protein sequence is MRQHVTFNQTPALKANLSRGRSTLVVIFISVAFASCAARAFWIQVIGNKFYRKEGASRVEHIVDVHAERGKILDRNGMVLAANVPVRSVWADPREISDDLEPDKLATLSRLLDVPEQKIRVQIDSDRTFVYLRHQVPLAVADEIKALGIPGIYQIPEYKRRYPEGEVTAQLVGFAGMTGTGEDGVELAQDMRLKSIDGTKVVVRDRVGHIVEDLGYMKGPHPGGDVQLALNGRIQYSAFNALRSAVVNSNAESGSAIVVDGHTGEVLALANYPSYDPNDRSMLRGPALRNRAVTDVFEPGSIMKPLTVSAALDLRRIAPDSLVETNRTFSLDGATITDDANFGTLTVAGVIQKSSNIGATKIGLTVTPEEMWNMYTALGFGQPPDLGFPGAGVGIVRPWRKWHRIEQATMSYGYGMSVSLVQLAHAYTVFANNGRAVPLSLYKTDQASVTTMPVFTQRTSDEVREMLAKVVAKGGTAPQAEVPGYSVGGKTGTAYTATRHGYDKNTYRASFVGIIPIKNPRLVIAVSVDKPKGARHYGGDVSGPAFAEIAQAAMHALDVKPDEPVVQMAHATR, encoded by the coding sequence ATGCGGCAACACGTCACCTTCAATCAAACGCCAGCCCTCAAGGCAAACCTTTCTCGCGGTCGGTCGACGCTCGTGGTTATCTTCATATCGGTTGCATTCGCGTCATGCGCAGCCCGAGCCTTCTGGATTCAGGTTATCGGTAACAAATTTTATCGGAAAGAAGGCGCGTCACGCGTCGAACATATTGTCGATGTTCATGCTGAGCGCGGAAAGATATTGGACCGCAATGGGATGGTGCTGGCTGCAAACGTTCCGGTGCGATCGGTGTGGGCCGACCCGCGGGAGATTTCTGACGACCTCGAACCGGACAAACTTGCTACGCTGTCGCGTCTGCTGGACGTCCCCGAACAGAAGATCCGCGTTCAAATCGACAGTGACCGGACGTTCGTTTATCTCAGGCACCAGGTACCACTTGCAGTTGCTGACGAAATCAAGGCCCTGGGCATCCCGGGCATCTACCAGATCCCGGAGTACAAGCGAAGATACCCCGAAGGCGAGGTGACCGCACAACTGGTCGGTTTTGCGGGCATGACGGGCACAGGCGAAGACGGCGTGGAGCTTGCTCAGGACATGAGGCTTAAGTCTATCGACGGCACGAAGGTGGTCGTTCGCGACAGGGTGGGACACATCGTTGAAGATCTGGGCTATATGAAAGGCCCGCATCCGGGCGGCGACGTACAACTCGCCCTGAACGGCAGGATTCAATACAGCGCCTTTAACGCGCTGCGATCGGCTGTCGTCAATAGCAACGCGGAGAGCGGCTCGGCAATTGTTGTTGACGGTCACACGGGCGAAGTTCTCGCTCTGGCAAATTATCCAAGCTATGACCCAAACGACCGATCCATGCTGCGCGGCCCTGCACTGCGTAATCGTGCGGTGACGGACGTGTTCGAACCGGGCTCTATCATGAAACCGCTTACGGTCTCAGCCGCTCTGGACCTGCGCAGGATTGCTCCTGATTCGCTCGTTGAGACGAACCGGACCTTCTCGCTGGATGGGGCCACAATAACGGACGACGCAAACTTCGGCACCTTGACGGTCGCTGGCGTTATCCAGAAGTCAAGCAACATCGGCGCGACGAAGATCGGGCTAACGGTGACGCCTGAAGAAATGTGGAATATGTACACCGCGCTCGGCTTCGGTCAGCCTCCCGACCTCGGCTTCCCTGGCGCTGGCGTTGGCATCGTCAGGCCGTGGCGAAAGTGGCACCGCATCGAGCAGGCGACGATGTCATACGGATACGGTATGTCCGTGTCGCTAGTCCAACTCGCTCACGCTTACACGGTCTTCGCAAACAATGGCAGGGCCGTGCCGCTTTCGCTCTACAAAACGGACCAGGCGTCGGTCACAACCATGCCGGTTTTCACGCAGCGTACGAGCGACGAAGTCAGGGAGATGCTGGCGAAGGTCGTCGCGAAAGGCGGCACCGCTCCTCAGGCCGAAGTCCCCGGGTACAGCGTCGGCGGCAAGACCGGAACGGCATATACCGCGACACGCCACGGCTATGACAAAAACACTTACCGTGCATCGTTCGTGGGTATCATTCCAATCAAAAATCCCAGACTTGTGATCGCCGTCTCAGTTGACAAGCCTAAAGGCGCCCGACACTATGGCGGTGACGTTTCAGGCCCAGCATTCGCAGAAATCGCGCAGGCGGCTATGCACGCTCTTGATGTCAAACCGGACGAGCCAGTCGTCCAGATGGCCCACGCCACCAGATGA
- a CDS encoding efflux transporter outer membrane subunit, whose amino-acid sequence MPSSVSNRFAMLTVLANLLIIGGCANTGGIKPQTHGTDASALDAGAAIRAANADAQWPAADWWRAYNDPQLDEWIAAAQAGNPTLAVAQARVREALSMAGVARSALAPQVNGNLSIQREHWPDNVFYGPGPLANQNTWNNTGTIGLSYHLDLWGKDRNAAERALDAAHASAADARTAQLELEANVVRAYVGLSRDYALLDIAKDTLEQQEKLAALARHRLAGGIGTQLDVSQAETPLPEYERQVDSIQESLALGRNQLAALAGKGPGAGDSITRPALALSIASGLPSALPAELIGHRPDVVAARWTVAAQARGLDVAKADFYPDINLLASIGGYAAMGPLFNFLRSASGSWSAGPALSLPIFDGGRLRSQYGAAAAGYDQAVEQYNQTIVNALKDIADQVVTMRSLETQINDARRSVAASRRNFDLSEEGYRRGLTDYVNVLIAQTQLLAAQQGLARIQAEQLMAHASLETALGGGLDDPANGPKETEALPGHGSRSAVTLLIRNPDVTPVVPPAAAGR is encoded by the coding sequence GTGCCGTCATCGGTATCAAATAGGTTCGCTATGCTGACGGTTCTTGCGAACCTGTTGATAATCGGCGGTTGCGCAAACACCGGGGGCATCAAGCCGCAGACGCATGGGACGGACGCGTCGGCGCTGGACGCTGGCGCAGCGATTCGCGCCGCGAACGCCGATGCGCAATGGCCCGCCGCTGACTGGTGGCGCGCGTACAACGACCCACAACTTGATGAGTGGATTGCTGCCGCGCAGGCGGGCAATCCGACGCTGGCGGTTGCACAGGCGCGAGTGCGCGAGGCGCTATCAATGGCGGGCGTCGCGCGCTCCGCGCTCGCGCCGCAGGTCAACGGCAATCTGTCGATCCAGCGCGAGCACTGGCCCGATAATGTGTTTTACGGACCTGGACCGCTGGCTAACCAGAATACGTGGAATAACACCGGAACAATTGGCCTGTCCTACCACCTCGATCTCTGGGGCAAGGACAGGAACGCCGCCGAACGCGCACTCGACGCCGCGCATGCGAGCGCGGCCGACGCACGTACTGCGCAGCTCGAACTCGAGGCGAACGTGGTGCGCGCCTATGTCGGCCTTTCGCGCGACTACGCCCTTCTCGATATCGCGAAGGACACACTCGAACAGCAGGAAAAGCTGGCCGCGCTTGCCCGCCATCGGCTGGCGGGTGGTATTGGCACGCAACTCGACGTGAGTCAGGCGGAGACGCCTCTGCCCGAATATGAACGCCAGGTCGATTCAATCCAAGAATCCCTCGCGCTGGGTCGGAACCAGCTCGCTGCGCTCGCTGGCAAGGGGCCCGGCGCCGGAGACTCGATCACCCGTCCGGCGCTCGCGCTGTCCATAGCGTCAGGTCTGCCGTCGGCACTGCCGGCCGAGCTGATCGGTCATCGGCCCGACGTCGTGGCCGCCCGCTGGACGGTCGCCGCGCAGGCGCGCGGCCTCGACGTCGCGAAGGCCGACTTCTATCCAGACATCAACCTGCTCGCGTCGATCGGTGGCTACGCGGCAATGGGCCCACTGTTCAATTTTCTGCGTTCCGCGAGCGGCAGCTGGTCCGCGGGCCCCGCCCTGTCGTTGCCGATCTTCGATGGCGGACGGCTGCGCTCGCAGTATGGCGCTGCCGCGGCGGGCTACGATCAGGCGGTCGAGCAATATAACCAGACAATCGTCAATGCGCTCAAGGACATCGCCGACCAGGTCGTGACAATGCGTTCGCTCGAGACGCAAATCAATGATGCGCGACGCTCCGTTGCAGCCTCGAGACGAAACTTCGATCTGTCCGAAGAAGGCTATCGGCGCGGGCTGACGGACTATGTAAACGTGCTGATTGCGCAGACGCAATTGCTGGCAGCCCAGCAGGGCCTCGCACGGATCCAGGCTGAGCAGCTGATGGCACACGCATCGCTCGAGACCGCCCTCGGCGGTGGCCTCGACGATCCCGCCAACGGTCCAAAGGAAACAGAGGCACTTCCGGGACATGGCAGCAGGAGCGCTGTCACCCTGCTCATCCGAAACCCGGACGTGACACCCGTCGTCCCACCTGCGGCAGCTGGCCGATAA